From Parafrankia irregularis, the proteins below share one genomic window:
- a CDS encoding OB-fold-containig protein, whose translation MLDHIELDASFHVALAVVAVAVALVGTWLLVRLLLLPLRRLLRRRRGAATSRSELLGRLCVIRTGRVGPEFGQAEVRADDGSSVLVQVRHPENNPLLRAGSSAVIYSYDAAREIFWVSPLDFIRELDRDHPAVE comes from the coding sequence GTGCTTGACCACATCGAGCTCGACGCGTCATTCCACGTCGCGCTGGCCGTGGTGGCGGTCGCGGTGGCGCTGGTCGGTACCTGGCTCCTCGTCCGCCTGCTGCTCCTCCCGCTGCGCCGGCTGCTGCGACGGCGGCGTGGGGCGGCAACTTCCCGCTCCGAGCTGCTGGGGCGGTTGTGCGTCATCCGCACCGGCCGAGTGGGGCCCGAGTTCGGTCAGGCGGAGGTCAGGGCCGACGACGGCTCGTCCGTGCTGGTCCAGGTGCGACATCCCGAGAACAACCCGCTGCTGCGGGCTGGCAGCTCCGCCGTGATCTACAGCTATGACGCCGCCCGCGAGATCTTCTGGGTGAGTCCGCTGGACTTCATCCGCGAACTGGACCGCGACCACCCCGCCGTCGAGTGA